One genomic window of Solanum stenotomum isolate F172 chromosome 9, ASM1918654v1, whole genome shotgun sequence includes the following:
- the LOC125875631 gene encoding NAC transcription factor 56-like produces MESTDSSTGSHHQPQLPPGFRFHPTDEELVVHYLKKRVASVPLPVSIIAEVDLYKFDPWELPAKATFGEQEWYFFSPRDRKYPNGARPNRAATSGYWKATGTDKPVLTAGGTQKVGVKKALVFYGGKPPKGVKTNWIMHEYRLADNKTNNKPPGCDLANKKSLRLDDWVLCRIYNKNNTQRSIDHERDDLNIDMMMGSSSINPSCIPNSMPMPNIFGQPKIPQLKSSNFGTTLLHDQNDQNLYEGGSQFSSKRPLANLYWNDQDGGASNDNSQSTKRFLTENMEDGLNMNARADEHNGSIVSLLSQLPQTPSLHQQQVLGSLSDGVFRQPYSGMNWYS; encoded by the exons ATGGAGAGTACCGATTCATCAACCGGCTCTCATCATCAGCCTCAATTGCCACCTGGATTTCGATTTCATCCTACTGATGAAGAACTTGTTGTTCATTATCTTAAGAAAAGAGTTGCCTCTGTTCCTCTTCCTGTTTCTATTATTGCTGAAGTTGATCTTTACAAATTTGATCCTTGGGAACTACCTg CTAAGGCTACATTTGGAGAACAAGAATGGTACTTCTTCAGTCCAAGGGATAGGAAGTATCCAAATGGGGCGAGGCCAAATAGGGCAGCAACTTCCGGTTATTGGAAAGCTACCGGAACTGACAAGCCGGTGCTCACCGCCGGCGGGACCCAAAAAGTAGGTGTCAAAAAAGCATTGGTCTTTTATGGTGGCAAACCACCCAAAGGTGTGAAAACAAATTGGATCATGCATGAATATAGGCTTGCTgacaataaaacaaataataagcCTCCTGGTTGTGACCTTGCCaataaaaaatcactaagg ctagatgattgggttttatGTAGAATTTACAACAAGAATAATACTCAAAGGTCAATTGATCATGAAAGAGATGATTTGAATATTGATATGATGATGGGATCATCATCAATTAATCCATCATGTATACCAAATTCAATGCCAATGCCAAATATATTTGGTCAACCAAAAATACCACAactaaaatcttcaaattttggtACTACATTACTTCATGATCAAAATGACCAAAATTTATATGAAGGTGGATCacaattttcttcaaaaaggCCACTAGCAAATTTGTATTGGAATGATCAAGATGGAGGAGCTAGTAATGATAATTCTCAATCAACAAAAAGGTTTTTGACGGAGAATATGGAAGACGGATTAAATATGAATGCTCGAGCAGATGAACACAATGGATCCATTGTAagtcttttgagtcaacttccTCAAACTCCGTCACTCCATCAACAACAAGTACTAGGATCTCTAAGTGACGGAGTTTTTCGACAACCTTATTCGGGCATGAATTGGTACTCTTAG